A stretch of Dehalococcoidales bacterium DNA encodes these proteins:
- a CDS encoding transglutaminase-like domain-containing protein: MAYCENCGNQLKPQGKFCESCGTPVKEQTIAEPDQFVEEQLPPQPPAVPPAPPVQKATPPQTPVIPPAPPVQKAAPPPTPPPSFATPSPSYKTKEDKPPRAGLGGIQKFGKPVMILAGALAVVLIGSIIGIVALLGSNGNLKGENLQLALDKEQLSGQLSSAKSTITGLSNDLNGARGEIEGLESNLNNANSTINNLNNSLSAAESDLSSANAAVANLSKENQELADNNNALSGDLADATGTISTLSSAIETMNSNYSDIVAQIDTRFGWGAEAAMQFVTPNDPSVADLVSQVVTPFDSRDWDKAWDDFRRLYNWIRNNVEYSYDTPLPILPLDLLEYDGIVWFSEFWQYPSETINLRTGDCEDQAILLASMINNYGKGSAYAYCITITNGDMGHMAVALPVEDGSLVIFDPAGGYYSSYWNGDVAFWDANTALKAWLNWWVHDMPGAEVVGFFDDTNYWEFDGNADFIAWITS, encoded by the coding sequence ATGGCTTACTGTGAAAATTGTGGCAATCAGCTTAAGCCTCAGGGTAAATTTTGTGAATCCTGCGGGACACCCGTAAAGGAGCAAACGATTGCGGAGCCGGATCAATTTGTTGAGGAGCAACTTCCTCCGCAACCGCCGGCAGTGCCGCCCGCTCCGCCTGTGCAAAAGGCAACCCCTCCGCAAACGCCGGTAATACCGCCCGCTCCGCCTGTGCAAAAGGCAGCCCCGCCGCCAACTCCACCGCCGTCTTTTGCGACTCCCTCTCCTTCATATAAAACAAAAGAGGATAAACCGCCGCGAGCCGGGCTTGGCGGTATTCAAAAATTTGGGAAACCGGTTATGATTCTTGCGGGCGCGCTGGCTGTGGTCTTAATCGGCAGTATTATCGGAATTGTTGCTCTCCTTGGTTCAAACGGTAATCTGAAAGGGGAGAATTTGCAGCTGGCTCTTGATAAAGAACAGCTTAGCGGGCAGCTTAGCTCAGCCAAAAGCACAATTACCGGGCTTAGTAACGACCTTAACGGTGCCAGAGGCGAAATTGAAGGCTTGGAAAGCAATTTAAATAATGCAAACAGCACTATTAATAACTTAAACAATAGTTTATCTGCGGCCGAAAGTGATTTAAGCAGCGCCAATGCGGCCGTTGCCAATTTGAGTAAAGAAAATCAAGAACTGGCAGACAATAATAACGCGCTGTCCGGTGATTTGGCGGATGCAACCGGTACAATCTCAACGTTAAGCTCTGCGATTGAAACAATGAATTCCAATTACAGTGATATTGTCGCCCAGATAGATACGAGGTTTGGCTGGGGGGCTGAAGCGGCGATGCAATTTGTTACCCCCAATGATCCGTCCGTGGCAGACTTGGTTAGTCAAGTAGTTACCCCATTTGATTCCAGGGATTGGGATAAGGCTTGGGATGATTTTAGAAGATTGTATAATTGGATTCGCAATAACGTTGAATATTCGTATGACACCCCGCTGCCGATATTACCTTTAGATTTATTGGAATATGACGGTATTGTATGGTTTAGCGAATTTTGGCAGTATCCGTCCGAAACAATCAATCTGAGAACGGGTGATTGTGAAGACCAGGCCATCCTTTTAGCCAGTATGATAAATAATTACGGAAAGGGGTCGGCGTATGCGTATTGCATCACCATTACCAACGGAGATATGGGGCATATGGCAGTCGCTTTGCCGGTAGAAGATGGCAGTTTGGTAATATTTGATCCGGCAGGCGGATATTATTCTTCTTATTGGAACGGCGATGTCGCTTTTTGGGATGCAAATACGGCGCTTAAGGCTTGGTTAAATTGGTGGGTACACGATATGCCCGGAGCCGAAGTTGTCGGGTTTTTTGATGACACGAATTATTGGGAATTTGATGGCAATGCTGATTTTATCGCTTGGATTACAAGCTAA